From a region of the Athene noctua chromosome 14, bAthNoc1.hap1.1, whole genome shotgun sequence genome:
- the OLFML1 gene encoding olfactomedin-like protein 1 produces MVALQLRFLLVPFLTSAMGAAQYMMQDAALMNYIDRRFLSLEKRLEKCNQDILDYVEEFRDFSQMVLSRLAGLNSYKAEVKNEVENLLTRIERAQRDIDYFGSVTDSNTCIEVHEDLVKQQLFEEAEEKKKLKLMLNASCDHMLAGVKSLKIVKKTGDKHGSWMKDPGKKHTKIYLLNGSVNNVILEFENIMTFMEDNHTLKARRVTLPSPWEGTGHIIYQGFLFYHRYGSLNEIIKFNIQKRKITDQMLLPGAGRIPAYQLSPSTKIDLAIDEQGLWAIHAEPETGGNIVITKINHITMAVEHTWDTSCSSKDAEAAFMACNMLYVVYNFPSGSTSRIQCVYDVLAAVNTYEIPVLHFPKRQGSHSTIHYNPKEKQLFAWGDGSQIIYKLHTKPKV; encoded by the exons ATGGTAGCCTTGCAACTCCGATTTTTATTAGTTCCATTCCTCACAAGCGCCATGGGAGCAGCACAATATATGATGCAGGACGCGGCACTGATGAACTACATTGACCGGCGTTTCCTATCTTTAGAG AAGAGGCTGGAAAAATGCAACCAAGACATACTGGATTATGTGGAAGAATTCCGAGACTTTTCACAGATGGTACTGTCCCGCCTGGCAGGACTGAACAGTTATAAGGCTGAGGTTAAAAATGAAGTAGAGAATTTGCTAACAAGGATTGAACGAGCACAAAGGGACATTGACTATTTTGGATCTGTCACAGATTCTAATACATGTATAGAAGTACATGAAGACCTGGTGAAACAGCAGCTAtttgaagaagcagaagaaaaaaagaaacttaaactCATGCTTAATGCAA GTTGTGACCACATGCTTGCAGGTGTTAAGTCCCTAAAGATAGTTAAGAAGACTGGAGATAAGCATGGCTCTTGGATGAAAGATCCTGGCAAAAAGCATacaaagatttatttattaaatggTTCCGTAAATAATGTTATTTTGGAATTTGAAAATATCATGACGTTCATGGAAGACAATCATACACTAAAAGCTCGCAGAGTCACCTTGCCATCTCCCTGGGAGGGAACTGGCCACATCATATATCAGGGTTTCTTGTTCTATCACAGATATGGCTCCTTAAATGAGATAATTAAATTCAATATCCAGAAAAGAAAGATAACTGACCAAATGCTACTGCCAGGGGCTGGAAGGATTCCTGCCTATCAGCTTTCTCCATCTACAAAAATAGATCTTGCTATCGATGAGCAAGGGCTCTGGGCAATCCATGCAGAACCAGAGACTGGAGGAAACATTGTCATTACTAAAATCAACCACATAACCATGGCAGTGGAGCACACTTGGGACACATCATGCAGCAGCAAGGATGCTGAGGCGGCTTTCATGGCATGCAACATGCTCTATGTTGTCTACAACTTCCCTAGCGGAAGCACCTCCCGCATACAATGTGTTTATGACGTTTTGGCTGCTGTAAATACTTACGAAATCCCAGTATTACATTTTCCAAAACGTCAAGGTAGCCATTCCACTATACATTACAATCCCAAAGAAAAGCAACTCTTTGCTTGGGGTGATGGATCTCAGATCATTTACAAGCTTcacacaaaaccaaaagtttAG